Below is a window of Dromiciops gliroides isolate mDroGli1 chromosome 5, mDroGli1.pri, whole genome shotgun sequence DNA.
CTGTACCTTCATTTTCTCTGGATTGGGGCCAGTCTATGTTTGTGGCTTCACTTTCTTGGGTTAGCAGAGTGGGCTGGCTAATTGGGGTGACTGGGGAACTTAGATTCCTAGTTTGAAGGGGACCTAGCAGATACCAGCAGTATCTGATCTGACACAGGCCCCCAGTTTGGGACCTGACAAGACTGGACCTGATAGGATCCAAGCTAGTATTTGGTTCCAGAGGTATATTGTTCTTGCCACCCCATACAATAGAACTATAGAACTCTGGGATTACCCTGTAGCCAGAGACagcttggtatagtggaaagagcattggatttagagtcagagagccTGGGGCAAATTCTGGTTTGGGCACCTTTTGTGCCCTTATCCTAGCTACTTCCCCTTGCtgagtgagcctcagtttcctcatttgtaaaatcgtATTTATACTTGAAGGTCTCTTCATGTGAACCTATGACTTTGAGATCTGGAGCCCTTGTGTCATTCCTGGGAGAAGTAGTCCTTGGGATACACTGAATGATGGGAGTTGTAGTTCTCACCCTCTATGGCATTAGAAGAACTAGGCTGGACTTTCTGACCTTCCTGCCCAGCTGGTGCCTGCCCGTTTCTACTGAATCTCCCTACTTGATACCCATTGCTGGAGGTCCTGGCCCTTGGGACTCCTCCAGTACTCCTGCCTCTGGGGCCCTGCTCCTTCACACCCACGTCTCTCTCTTTGCTGACCCTCTCCCAGGTCCTGTCCCTGGGTGCAGATGTGTTGCCTGAGTACAAGCTGCAGGCACCGAGGATTCACCGCTGGACCATTTTGCACTATAGTCCTTTCAAGGCTGTGTGGGACTGGCTCATTCTTCTGCTGGTCATCTACACTGCTGTTTTCACACCGTACTCAGCGGCCTTCCTGCTGAGTGAGGAAACCCCACCGGCCCCTGACTGTGGCTATGCCTGTCAGCCCTTGGCGGTGGTGGACCTCATCGTAGACATCATGTTCATTGTGGACATCCTCATCAACTTCCGAACCACCTATGTCAACGCCAATGAGGAGGTGGTCAGCCACCCTGGCCGAATCGCCGTCCACTACTTCAAGGGCTGGTTTCTCATCGACATGGTGGCAGCCATCCCCTTTGACCTACTCATCTTTGGCTCCGGCTCTGAGGAGGTGGGGAcagggagagtgggagggagggagggagaggaatggaaggatagagggagaaaaggaggagagaattggGCTATAAAGTGAGAGGCATGCATTgagaggacagagggagaaaaggaggaagtgagatggaggggaaggaaagaaggataaagagaaaTTACGAGAGAAAGATGACTATAAGGACATAGAGGTAGAATGatgaaaggagggatagaaagagggagagaaggatgagAGAAGCAGGACAGGGGAGACATGTATGGCAAGAAAtcatggagaggaagagaaggagaaaaggatgaaggaaaaagagagggataaatagagagaaagatgaagattaagagagaaatggagaaaatcatgaagagaggaaaggagaaaggagcagaaagaggaaagggaatttgaagggaggaatggaaagaggatgagatggaaagagggagagaacagagagaagaacTGGAGTAGAGGGATAAAGGaatggaggaaaaagaaggaaagatagaaaggagaCCGAGAGAAAGggcagaagaaatagaaaggagagggATGGAGGAGTAGGAAAGAGGGCTCATGGATGGAGGAGTAGGAAAGAGGGCTCATGGATGGAGGAAAAGAGATTGGGATAGATGCATGAGAGGAAAGAGCAATGGAGTAGAGAGGGATGAAGAGACCAAGGGAAGAGGGTACAGCTTGGAGGATGGGGATGAGGAGAATGAAAGCAGAAGGCTCTGGGGTGTGTATTCTAGATGCCTGTTAACCCTTGTAGCACGGCCTCCCCTTAGGACCTTGGTGCCCCCATCCCATCCATAGCACCCCAATCCTTTTAGCCAACCCCAGTTTGGCCCATTCCAGGGTGGCTcgttcccctcccctcccctgggcCTCCTCCTTATGCTTCCCCTTCCTCCTGGGCCTCTGGAGCTAACCCTGCCCTTCCCCCCGGCCCCGTGCCCGCAGCTGATCGGGCTGCTGAAGACGGCCCGGCTGCTGCGGCTCGTGCGGGTGGCAAGGAAGCTGGACCGCTATTCCGAGTACGGGGCCGCTGTGCTCTTCCTGCTCATGTGCACCTTCGCCCTCATCGCGCACTGGCTGGCCTGCATCTGGTACGCCATAGGCAACATGGAACAGCCCTTCATGGACTCGCGCATCGGCTGGCTGCACAACTTGGGCGACCAGATTGGCAAGCCCTATAATGGCAGTGGTTCAGGGGGCCCTTCCATCAAGGACAAGTATGTCACTGCCCTCTACTTCACCTTCAGCAGTCTCACCAGTGTGGGTTTTGGCAATGTCTCCCCCAACACCAATTCTGAGAAGATCTTCTCCATATGCGTCATGCTAATTGGCTGTGAGTGCCAGCCTTAGGACGGGGAAAGAGGGggtaaggggaggaaggaggcttGAGGGGCCCAGAGATGGGCAGTGGGGTTGGGGCTTAGGGAGAGATGGCTGGGAATTGTTCAGAGATGAGGGACAGGTGCCTAAGCAGGTTTTTCTGAGGATGAACTTTAAGGGAAGAGAGGATGGTTTAGAAATAgagattggaggggcagctaggtggtgcagtggctagagcaccggccctggagtcaggagtacctgagttcaaatccggcctcagacacttaacacttactagttgtgtgaccctgggcaagtcacttaaccccaattgcctcactaaaaaacaaacaaacaaacaaaagaaatagagattggAAGCTGTAGGGAGCTAGAAGGCCGATTGGGCTTTGGGCTGAGTTTTCATAGGGCTTAGAAATGAGAGGGCTTGGCTTTATTGAGCAGAGGAACAAAGAGAGAGGGCAATAATTTGGGAGGGCAGAAAATCTGGTCTGTTCTGTAAGGGATAGGGCAAAGCTTGGAGGGGCCTTGGTGTTCAGGCCTGGGTGTTTGAGGGGAGCggggagagaaatagagagagggaaagagagagcaagaaCGAGACTAAGAGCACACTATATGGAGGGTTCTCACAGACAGAGGTTTCCTTGTTGACTGATGCTCTTGCCCCTCTGTCCCCCAGCTCTGATGTATGCCAGCATCTTTGGCAATGTGTCAGCCATCATACAGAGACTATACTCAGGCACTGCCCGATACCACACCCAGATGCTTCGAGTCCGTGAGTTCATCCGCTTTCACCAGATCCCCAACCCCCTCCGACAGCGCCTGGAGGAGTACTTCCAACATGCATGGTCCTATACCAATGGCATTGACATGAATGCGGTGAGGAGGGCGGGGGAGATGCCACGGCTCATGGGAATGGGGCTCTGGAGATAACAAAAGTGAGAAGGACGTGGGTCGGAATCAAATAGTTGACCTGTAGAGATCAAAGGTAGAGAAGCAGGAGGGGTGTTTAGAGAGATCTTAGACCAGAGAAGTGGGAATTAGAAGATATACAAGGGGTGGGAAGTCTAAGAAGGTCTGGATTTGGAGGGCCTTGTGGCTTGATACTCTTTATTCTACCTAGTACATCATGAATATAGCTAGGGAGGGAGAGTGATGgaggatagggagagagagaaatttgccaagcatttattaaatgccttctgtaTGCCAGACACCAAGGTTGGCAGTCATGATgtagagatgaaaatgaaatagtccttgcctttAAGCAGCTTAAATTCCACTGGGATTCTACTTGGTTTCTACTACGAAGCAAAGATATAGGCAGAAATGCTTAGTAGTATAAGCTCTGATCTCTTTGTCTTGTCATCCGTAGGGGccttgaagcctttcccaaccctaaGCCTTGGACAAGGCTCATGGGTGGCAGCCCTTAACCACCCTGAAGAGCATGGCTAAGCCAGAGATCCTTATGCTCTCTTCTTAGCTCCTCATGTCAACTCACAGAGCAGAACTGTGACCCTTCCACTTTGCCCATAGCCTCCAGTAGCTCATCCTAAAATGAACCTGGTTTTTCCTTTCACCTCTTCTTTCACTCTGACCTTTGACACTCTTTTGCTCCTTCCTCAGTTCTATGACCtcagagaccttggcctttttcttCTTGCCTCATCCCCCAATCCTAACCCCATAGGCTGTCACTCAGGAACCCATGAAATTTTCAACCTTGTATTTCCCCTGTTTTTGGCTTGGTTGGCCTGGTGGGAATTCTTGGTTCCTTGGGTTCTTGGCTGCATCCCACTATGCTTAGGGCTTCCCTTTTCCAAAGGCATCTTTTCTTCACAGGTGAAGGGCTAGGGGGTCATTGGCTTCAACTCATGGCAGCCAGTAATGCAGAATCTTGGATGGGGAGGTCAGTGGTAGGACATAATTGGGATTAGATTTTTCTTAGAGGGTGACATTATCTTATCTGGTGTCCTGGGAAGGCATCAATATTTTGTGGAAAGAGCAGCCATGATGACTTTGGGATGTTGGCCTTTTTGCCTAGCAAGCCATGGGAATGTGCTCAGCTTATGTTGTGGAGGTTGACTAACCCAAAGAGGGAGGGGTAGGAGAGTGACAAGAGAGGAAGGGAACATGCAGACCATCACATTACACCATAAACTACAATCAGCTCAGAATAGATATGTGgcctaaatataaaaggtcacaccattaaaaatgagaagggaacaaGATTAGGTCCTTTCACTATTATGGCTGGTGGGggattcttaaccaaacaagggctAGAGGGAGGGGGGTCACCAAAGATAAAATGAcaagaaattgaaaaatttttcatgaataaaatcaatgcagctaggaTAAGAAGAGAAGGTGTTGATTAGGAAAAACCTTTGCATAACAACCtctgttatatataaatatgtacaaaagaatacacacacacactacatatatatatatatatacacaccataAATATAAGGAATTAACACAAATAGATAAGACAAAGAGGAAAGTAGCTATAAATATGGAAGTGGACCTTGAATGGGATATCATAGCTGTCcctaaatatttgaaaagatgGTATGTGGgagacttgttcttcttggctccagagggcagaactcaGAGTAGTGAGCAAAAGatgcagagagacagattttGACTCAgtgtaaggaagaactttcttAAGAAACAATGAGAACTATCTAAaagcctctgaggttctttccagctctagctGTGTGATTCAGTAAAACTCTCATAGGCTGCCTCGGGAAAGAATGGATTCCCTctccctggaagtcttcaagtagtGACTTGAGAACTACTTGTGCAGGGGAAATCCCTGTTCGGGTGCAGGCAGAAGTAGATATCGTGATTCCAACTCTGACGgcctatgattctgtgaaggaGATGTGGGATTAGAAGGACGGGAAGTAGGGAGCCTGAGAGCTGTGAGGAGTGGGCTAAcctggggagtggggaaggaaccTCTCTGGAGGGCAGTGCCCTGGCTGAGGTACCTGTATGGCactgtctccctcccctcccccatcctggcTCTAGGTGCTGAAGGGCTTCCCTGAGTGTCTCCAGGCCGACATCTGCCTGCACCTGAACCGCTCCTTGCTACAGCACTGCAAACCCTTCCGAGGAGCCACCAAGGGCTGCCTGCGGGCACTGGCCATGAAATTCAAGACCACTCATGCACCCCCTGGGGATACACTTGTCCATGCCGGGGACCTGCTAACAGCTCTCTACTTCATTTCTCGAGGCTCCATTGAGATCCTACGTGGTGATGTGGTTGTGGCCATCCTGGGTATGGGCATCCGTTGGGGAAGGAAGATGAcaggaatggggaagagagaaggggtctTATCATCAGCACCAGGGATGGGGCCCGGGAATGGGTGTGGGAAGCAAGGAGGTAGGTTTGGAGCTAGAATGGCAGCCTGGATTCCCGAGGCCTTGGTCCATCATGAACAATCATCGCCACCCGTGAGTTCTAGCATCTTGCCAGGTCAGGTCAAGCTTGAGGGGACTCTGTCCCTGCCAGAGCATCCTGGGGTTGGCTTCTGTGCATGGACCTGGTCTGGTTCTCCTCATTCCCTTTGACTAGTATGTGAGAGTGGTCAGTGTGTGACCCACTGGGTGGTGAGTAGATGTTAGAAGCATCTTGAAGGCACAGATTGTCCAGGGCTTTGCACTGCTTTGGGAACTGGGTGGCAGAGGCTACTTCAAGAGAGCTGTCGGGAATTGGGACTCATACCTGGCACTGAGAAAGAATTGAAACCCATACACTACCCCATCTCCCCTCCAACCATTAACGtctgaatttcagtttcatcttcaagttccagctcttattagccatgtgatcttgggcaattatAATCACAACTCACTattccataggatcatagacctacagctggaaaggacctcagaggtcatcaaatccaacccctctcctaatagatggggaaactgaggccaagaacagttaaatgatttgtcaccCACTTAGTTGAACTTGGATTTTATTGACTTGAAGTCCAGTATATCATGAGAATTCCttatctttaaggtttacaaaacattttcttcttgtAAACAACAAACTGTAggcttctggtttttaatctacccTGCTATCTGACCCATTTtaatcttatcttggtatatgatgtaagaccttggtctatacctagtttctgccatgctgttttccagttttcccagcagttcccCTCCCCCTGAATAgcaagttcttatcccagaaactggatgTTGTTGTTACTGCCTGTACTACAAGTTGTCCCTCTGGTCATCCGGATGGGTTCAGCTATTCTTATCTTAGAAGATGGGGTGACGtatgagtttcaaatttttctcagtGCCAGGTATTatctcccagaagctggagtctttggatttaccAAACACTAGATTATGATGGTCATTTACTAGAAAACACTTTCTttgcaatcctgtgaggtaaagCCAGTCACATCATATCtgttttactaatgaggaaattggtgctcaaagagattaagtgatttgtttgaaGGTGACATGGCTAGGATGGGCTAGAGCTGGGACATGGATTGAAATTGTCCGATTCTAGacaggtattttaaaaaatcatcctgtGGTCACCAATTAGCGCCTGTTTTcctctatgtaaaatgaggggactgggctGGAAGAAttttgaggtccctcccaactcagaCTTTGTGTGCTTCTTTGTttctataaattttatttcatctgtAGGGACAATATAATTTTCTCTTGGTCCTATGCTCCCAGGGATAGTGCTGCCCAAAGTGGAAAGGACAGTAAAGCAAGTGGTTGTGATGTGGGAAGCGTCAGTCTGGGTGGTTCAGTTGGAGTGCAGAGAAGTCAAGGTGATGTCCAAGCTCTTTCCACATGGAGGACAATTTGAGTGACCACTTACTTCTTGGCACTGGTAGCTGGGCACTGGGTCTGAGATATGTAGCTTAGCCCATCCAGATGACTAGAGGGATAACTTGTAGCAcaggcaataataataacatcaatgtatacatatgtgtatatataaaaataaattgtataaaCATATAaagtacatatacaaatatattaatatattatatcattataatatattacaattttataatatagtaatataataattagggcagctaagtggtatactgggcctggagtcaaaaagactcatcttcatgagttcaaatctagccttagatgcttactagctgtttgaccttgggcgagtcacttaaccctctttaccacagtttcctcatctgtaaaaagagctggagaaggaaatggcaaacaattccaacatctttgccaagaaaacaccaagtgggatcacaaagagttggaaacaactaaaaccactgaacagcaacaaaaatataataattatataaaaagatGAGAACAAGATAATTATTAGAGCACAGGATGAATAGGTCAGAAGCCTACAACCTTTTAGAATAAGCAGATAGTTTTTTGAGTAATAATATAATCTGATGACATGTACGCTGCTACTGGATTTGTTGAATGTAATGAAAAGTGACTTACCTCAAATGGAACTCATGAAGTGACTAAGCTTCAAGAGCAGAATCAAAAGGCCTCTCATAGGTAACATCCACATGAACTAAGCCAACACTATATTGGCAAAGAAGCACTGAACAAATGACTGAGTTATGTGGATTTGTTTGTAGTAATAAAGAGCTTTGTTGTAGCAATTCAGGACC
It encodes the following:
- the KCNH2 gene encoding potassium voltage-gated channel subfamily H member 2 isoform X3 — encoded protein: MSTARKLSGAGAEAGALLPRPRNARVRRAVRISSLVAQEVLSLGADVLPEYKLQAPRIHRWTILHYSPFKAVWDWLILLLVIYTAVFTPYSAAFLLSEETPPAPDCGYACQPLAVVDLIVDIMFIVDILINFRTTYVNANEEVVSHPGRIAVHYFKGWFLIDMVAAIPFDLLIFGSGSEELIGLLKTARLLRLVRVARKLDRYSEYGAAVLFLLMCTFALIAHWLACIWYAIGNMEQPFMDSRIGWLHNLGDQIGKPYNGSGSGGPSIKDKYVTALYFTFSSLTSVGFGNVSPNTNSEKIFSICVMLIGSLMYASIFGNVSAIIQRLYSGTARYHTQMLRVREFIRFHQIPNPLRQRLEEYFQHAWSYTNGIDMNAVLKGFPECLQADICLHLNRSLLQHCKPFRGATKGCLRALAMKFKTTHAPPGDTLVHAGDLLTALYFISRGSIEILRGDVVVAILGKNDIFGEPLNLYARPGKSNGDVRALTYCDLHKIQRDDLLEVLDMYPEFSDHFWSSLEITFNLRDTNMIPGSPGSTELDGGFSRLRRRKLSFRRRTDKDAEQSGEGSVVGVSREGTGAGSRTRSGGPWDESPSSGPSSPESSEEDETPGPGASPLRLVPFPSPQPPRDLLGGEPMAEEAEKGSDTCNPLSGAFSGVSNIFSFWGDSRSHQYQELPRCPTPTPTTGLLNIPLASPGRRPRGDVDSRLDALQRQLNRLETRLSTDMAAVLQLLQRQMTLVPPAYSTVTPPAPGLSSDSPLLPVSPIPTLTLDSLSQVSQFLACEELPHDGPVRRLSLPGQLGTLTSQPLHRHGSDPGS